One segment of Opisthocomus hoazin isolate bOpiHoa1 chromosome 22, bOpiHoa1.hap1, whole genome shotgun sequence DNA contains the following:
- the SMAD5 gene encoding mothers against decapentaplegic homolog 5, translating into MTSMASLFSFTSPAVKRLLGWKQGDEEEKWAEKAVDALVKKLKKKKGAMEELEKALSSPGQPSKCVTIPRSLDGRLQVSHRKGLPHVIYCRVWRWPDLQSHHELKPLDICEFPFGSKQKEVCINPYHYKRVESPVLPPVLVPRHSEFNPQHSLLVQFRNLSHNEPHMPHNATFPDSFQQPNSTPFSISPNSPYPPSPASSTYPSSPASSGPSSPFQLPADTPPPAYMPPDDQMGPDNSQSMDTSNTMIPQIMPNISTRDVQPVAYEEPKHWCSIVYYELNNRVGEAFHASSTSVLVDGFTDPSNNKNRFCLGLLSNVNRNSTIENTRRHIGKGVHLYYVGGEVYAECLSDSSIFVQSRNCNYHHGFHPTTVCKIPSGCSLKIFNNQEFAQLLAQSVNHGFEAVYELTKMCTIRMSFVKGWGAEYHRQDVTSTPCWIEIHLHGPLQWLDKVLTQMGSPLNPISSVS; encoded by the exons ATGACGTCAATGGCCAGTTTGTTCTCCTTTACTAGCCCAGCTGTAAAGCGTCTGTTGGGCTGGAAACAAggagatgaagaggaaaaatggGCAGAAAAAGCTGTTGATGCTTTAgtaaaaaaactgaaaaagaaaaaaggtgctaTGGAGGAATTGGAGAAAGCCTTGAGCAGTCCAGGACAGCCCAGCAAGTGTGTTACTATCCCTCGCTCTTTAGATGGACGACTTCAAGTTTCTCACAGAAAAGGCCTTCCCCATGTAATTTACTGTCGTGTTTGGCGTTGGCCTGATCTACAAAGCCATCACGAGCTGAAGCCATTGGATATTTGTGAATTTCCTTTTGGATCTAAACAGAAGGAAGTCTGCATCAATCCATACCACTATAAGAGAGTGGAGAGCCCAG tTCTACCTCCAGTGTTAGTGCCTAGACATAGTGAATTCAATCCACAGCACAGTCTACTAGTCCAGTTCAGGAACCTAAGCCACAATGAACCACATATGCCACACAATGCGACGTTTCCAGATTCCTTCCAGCAACCCAACAGCACTCCATTTTCCATTTCGCCAAACAGTCCCTATCCACCttctccagccagcagcacttACCCAAGCTCCCCAGCTAGCTCTGGACCATCTAGTCCATTTCAGCTACCGG CTGATACTCCACCTCCTGCATATATGCCCCCTGATGATCAAATGGGGCCGGATAATTCTCAGTCAATGGACACAAGCAATACTATGATCCCTCAAATCATGCCAAATATATCTACCAGAG aTGTTCAGCCTGTTGCCTATGAAGAACCCAAACACTGGTGTTCGATTGTGTATTACGAATTAAATAATCGTGTTGGGGAGGCTTTTCATGCATCTTCTACAAGTGTCTTAGTAGATGGGTTTACAGATCCCTCCAATAATAAAAACAGGTTCTGCTTAGGTCTGCTCTCAAATGTTAATCGCAACTCAACAATTGAGAACACTAGACGACATATTGGAAAAG GAGTTCATCTCTACTATGTTGGTGGGGAGGTCTACGCTGAGTGTTTAAGTGATAGTAGCATATTTGTACAGAGCAGGAACTGCAACTACCACCATGGCTTTCATCCAACAACTGTATGCAAGATTCCTAGCGGATGCAGTCTGAAAATTTTTAACAACCAGGAGTTCGCTCAGCTTTTAGCTCAGTCGGTCAACCATGGATTTGAAGCAGTGTATGAGCTCACCAAAATGTGCACCATTCGAATGAGTTTTGTAAAG GGCTGGGGAGCTGAATATCACCGACAAGATGTCACGAGCACTCCATGCTGGATAGAAATTCATCTTCATGGGCCCCTCCAGTGGCTGGATAAAGTACTTACACAAATGGGTTCTCCTCTTAATCCCATCTCATCGGTTTCATAG